CCATACTGCTCTTGAACCACATCGGGAAAATAAAAAGCCAGTTCATACACGCCGTCATCTACATACGCGCTGCACTTAAACAACCCCGCCTCGGGCGGAAAAATCGACATAATATGCGTGCGGGCTTCATTCATCTCCATCGGCCCGGCTTCTGACACTTCTTTTGGATGGAACAAATAAGCGCGCCGATAATCCGGCTCAAAAAATCCCCGCGAACCCGACAACAACAACCGAAAAGCCTCCACCTCTGACGGCGTCGTCATCTCCGTACCAAACCACATCTCCGCCAATTCCTGTGCGCGGAACGGCCCCTGTGCGCCCGTTTCCAACACATAATTGTGTACCTCCTCAAGCGTGTCATCGCTCAGCGCTCTTCCGCCTGCAATACCCGCCCGTGAAACGCGCCGACCATAGCCGCGTTGTCGCATCGTCCGCATTGCCTCCACGGAATATGCACCGCCATTTTCTGGCAACTGCACGCCCTCTGGCAAATATACATCCACCATCGAAGACAGTGCGCTGCGCGCCTCTGCATCGCCGTGAACGAGAAAACAGGTACGCGGTTTCAACCTCTGAACCAACCCCGTCAGTTCACCCCCATCTGCATGCGCCGAAAGCGAATAGGGTTCCACCTGACACGCCACCCGCACCCGCTGACCATTCAGCATCAACACGCGCTCTTCGGAGTCCCGTGCCTGCATCAAATTCAACAACGCACGCCCGGGAGACTCCTCATCCTGATACCCCGTTATCGCAATCAAATTCGCCGCATCGCCAGCCAAACGCTCGGCATAAAAACTCGACGCACCTCCGATCAACATCCCCGAAGACGCCACAATACAACACGGCGGCCCCGACAAAACCCGGCGGCGATCAGCCGGTGACGACACCGCCCCCACAGCATCCGAATAAAAAACATCCTCACCGCGCTCTGCCCTGCGCCGCACCGCTGGCGCGAGATCATCTCCAAACGCCGAATACACCGCATTGACCGACCGCACCATCCCATCGACAAACACGGGAAACTCCGGAATCTGCTTGCGCCGCATCGCCCGCGCCAAAATCAGAATAACCTCCTGTGCACGCCCCACGGCAAAAGCGGGAACCAGCACCTTGCCCCCCGCTTCAATCACCTCGGCCACGCGCAATGCAAGCGCGGCCTCTTGCTGGGCGCGATCCGCGTGCTGGCGATTGCCATACGTCGATTCCATCACCATCACATCGGGTCGGCACTGCGGCACCACCATGCCCGGAATAGTCAGTTGATTGGCAACCGACACATCGCCCGTCATCAAAACACTTTCTCGCACACCCTCAAT
The Gemmatimonadota bacterium genome window above contains:
- a CDS encoding MBL fold metallo-hydrolase, whose protein sequence is MKLHFLGGADEVGASCTLIEIEGRRILVDAGIRMGAAQGSQLPNFSVLDDVGLPDEVLITHAHTDHTGALPVLVNSLPADVKVYSTPATQAITRVLLSDAVKLMAQDRDGELPLYPPEAADAALGRMVDVPWLATVPICDGALTATWIPAGHILGAALIYIEGVRESVLMTGDVSVANQLTIPGMVVPQCRPDVMVMESTYGNRQHADRAQQEAALALRVAEVIEAGGKVLVPAFAVGRAQEVILILARAMRRKQIPEFPVFVDGMVRSVNAVYSAFGDDLAPAVRRRAERGEDVFYSDAVGAVSSPADRRRVLSGPPCCIVASSGMLIGGASSFYAERLAGDAANLIAITGYQDEESPGRALLNLMQARDSEERVLMLNGQRVRVACQVEPYSLSAHADGGELTGLVQRLKPRTCFLVHGDAEARSALSSMVDVYLPEGVQLPENGGAYSVEAMRTMRQRGYGRRVSRAGIAGGRALSDDTLEEVHNYVLETGAQGPFRAQELAEMWFGTEMTTPSEVEAFRLLLSGSRGFFEPDYRRAYLFHPKEVSEAGPMEMNEARTHIMSIFPPEAGLFKCSAYVDDGVYELAFYFPDVVQEQYGETLLRLEDETGWSLRLRETPHQGRLFEEARDAVPAGARVLKAPALHLDQKAVVLAVDVGEVDDWERVSGDAAAGFKAKTGFDLILDWPGGVKTEVAVKREDAWEINKAYSEIRKVFGDQPHAPSKMGLKSGSYIEVAFISSQVGNRYRGLLDAVGERIGWEIRVRPSANQDEVAREARAMTPEECVVRGAAKIYLNENRVVVPVAMVPEDAGARATEFEECTGFTIEWDNR